The genomic interval ATCGCAATCGCGAGCCGGGTTGCGAGCGTCATTCGGTCCTTCACGCTGCTTCGGGTCCGGTCCTGTATGTTGCGTTGTGCCCCAGCATCCATGTCCATGTTATCGGCAGCCGCTGTTGCTATCGGGATCCCGCAACGATGTTGCGGCCTTGCCGCTTCCCAAGCAGCCATCGACCGCCGCCAGCAACGCATCCGCCCTGAACGGCTTCTGAAGGCTCGCAACCGCGCCGAGCTTGGTCGCCATCTTCAGGAAGTCGGGTTCGGCATAGGCGTCGGGCGTCACCGAGCGGCCGGAAATGACGATGATCGGGATTGTCGGCCGATGCGCCCGAATGTGGCGCATCGTCTCAAGCCCGTCCATTCCGGGCATGAATATGTCGAGGAACAACAGGTCGAATTGATCGGTCTCAAACCGCGCGAGACCCATGCGGCCGTCGCCGGCGACCGTCACGCGATGTCCGGCCCTTTCCAGCAACAGCCGGATGGTGATTTGCACGGCCGGATCGTCATCCACGATCAGGATGTTGGCCAAGTCTCAGCCCTCCGAGCACCGAATTGTTGCGCGGAAACCGCTCAACCTGCAAGCACTTCACGATCAAAAGGGTTCCGCCGGTCGCGGTTTCAGCTCGGAACTTGATGGATCAATGCATGCCGGGAGGCTAAGCGCCGGCGCCGGGTCTCAATCGCTGAGATATTCCGGGTGGCGCTCGCGGATTTTGGCGAGTTCGCTCAACGTGCCCGACAGATGCGTGCGCAGATGCTGCTGGGCGGCATCGCCATCGCCGGCCTCGATCGCACGGGTGATCAGCTTGTGGTGGCGCAGGATGTTCTGGGCCTTGCCGGGCGAGGGCAAATGCAGCCGGCGCAGCCGGTCGATATGGCCGCTACGGCTGCGAACCAGCATCCAGAGATCCTGCTTTTCCGCGGCGGCGTAGAGCTCGGCGTGGAAATCGTTGTCGGCGGCGATGAAGGCCTCGAAGTCGCCGGCCTTCGCAAATTGCTGCTGCAGCGCGATGGCGTGATCGAGGCGGATGATCAGGGACGTGTCGCGGCCGGCCGCGAGCAGGCGGACGATCTCCAGCTCCAGTGCCTGACGCAGGAAATGCGCCTGGTGCGCGCGATCGACGTCGATCCGGCTGACCACGGTGGCGTGCTGCGGAAACACGTCGACCAGGCCCTCTTCCTCGAGCCGCATCAAGGCGTCGCGCACCGGCGTCGAGCTGACGCCGAATTGGCCGGCGAGCTCCGCGCGCGACAGGGGCGCGCCCGGCGGAAGTTCCAGGGCGATGATCGCATTGCGCAGCCGCTCGAACACCTGCGGCGCGGCCTGCCGGGCGCGATCGAGCCGGGCGGCGGGCCTTGAGGCGGTCTTTGCGGCCGCGCGCGGCGCGGTGTGGGGTAAGTCCATTGATGGTCCCGCGGGCTTGCCTTTGATGCACTAATATATTAGTGCATCAGCAGGGTCAACGCGGCGCGACACGGACCGGAGGAAACACACAACAATGATCATGCATCTTCGCAGCCTGGCTGCTGTCACCCTGATCGTCGCAACCGCCTTGGCGGCGTCCGCGGCGCACGCGCAACAGAAATCCGAGATTGCGCTGTCGCGCCAGCCCGGCATCTTCTACATGCCGAGCCACATCATGGAGAAGCAGAAGCTGATCGAGAAGCACGCGGCTTCTCTCGGCGTAACGGGCGTCACCACCAAGTGGATCACGTTCTCCGGCGGCGGCGCACAGACCGATGCGCTGCTCGCGGGCGGCGTCGACATCCTCAACACCGGCACCGGCAATCTGCTGTTGCTGTGGGATCGCACCCGCGGCGGCGTGAAGGGCATCGTCGCGACCTCGGCGCAGCCGATGACGCTGATCAGCCGCGACCCCAATATCAAGTCGATCAAGGACTTTGGCCCGACCGACAAGATCGCGGTGCCGACCGTCAAGGTCTCGACCCAGGCGATCGTGCTGCAGATCGCATCCGCCGAGGCGTTCGGCGCCGACCAATGGTCGAAGCTCGATCCGAACACGGTGCAGCTCGGCCATCCCGACGCCTACGCGGCGCTCGCAAACCCCAAGCACGAGGTGCACAACCATTTTTCGATCCCGCCGTTCACGTTCCTCGAGCTCAAGAACGTGCCGGGCGCGCATGTCGTGCTGTCCTCGCCGGACGTGATGGGCGGGCCGCTGAGCCAGGCGCAGTTCTTCACCACGACCAAATTCGCCGAGGCGAATCCAAAAATCATCCAGGCCGTGCGCGATGCGACCAAGGAGGCGCAGGACCTGATCCGCAGCGACACCAAGCAGGCGGTCGAGATCTACAAGGAGATCACCGGCGACAAGACCTCGGTCGAGGAGCTGCTCGACCTCCTCAAGGAGCCCGGCATGATGGAGTGGAATCTCGAGCCGCAGGGCACGATGAAGTTCGCCGCCCATCTGTTCAAGACGGGGACGCTGAAGACCCAGCCGAAGGCCTGGACCGACTACTACCTTCCCGTCGCGCATGACCTGAAGGGCAACTGATGGCGCTGCTCGACGTCAGCGGGGTGACGCTGCGCTACAAGACATCAAGCGCCGTCGTCACCGCGACCGAAAAGGTCTCCTTCACCGTCGACAAGTCCGACCGCTTCGTGCTGCTCGGGCCGTCCGGCTGCGGCAAGTCGACCCTGCTCAAGGCCGTCGGCGGCTACATGATTCCGAGCGAAGGCCGCATGAGCATCAACGATCGCGAGATCCACGGTCCCGGTGCCGACCGCATGATGATCTTTCAGGAGTTCGACCAGCTCCTGCCCTGGAAGACCGTGCTCGCCAACGTCATGTTCCCGCTGCTGACCGCGCGGCGGTTGCCGCGCAAGGAGGCCG from Bradyrhizobium arachidis carries:
- a CDS encoding response regulator: MANILIVDDDPAVQITIRLLLERAGHRVTVAGDGRMGLARFETDQFDLLFLDIFMPGMDGLETMRHIRAHRPTIPIIVISGRSVTPDAYAEPDFLKMATKLGAVASLQKPFRADALLAAVDGCLGSGKAATSLRDPDSNSGCR
- a CDS encoding GntR family transcriptional regulator codes for the protein MDLPHTAPRAAAKTASRPAARLDRARQAAPQVFERLRNAIIALELPPGAPLSRAELAGQFGVSSTPVRDALMRLEEEGLVDVFPQHATVVSRIDVDRAHQAHFLRQALELEIVRLLAAGRDTSLIIRLDHAIALQQQFAKAGDFEAFIAADNDFHAELYAAAEKQDLWMLVRSRSGHIDRLRRLHLPSPGKAQNILRHHKLITRAIEAGDGDAAQQHLRTHLSGTLSELAKIRERHPEYLSD
- a CDS encoding ABC transporter substrate-binding protein, with the translated sequence MIMHLRSLAAVTLIVATALAASAAHAQQKSEIALSRQPGIFYMPSHIMEKQKLIEKHAASLGVTGVTTKWITFSGGGAQTDALLAGGVDILNTGTGNLLLLWDRTRGGVKGIVATSAQPMTLISRDPNIKSIKDFGPTDKIAVPTVKVSTQAIVLQIASAEAFGADQWSKLDPNTVQLGHPDAYAALANPKHEVHNHFSIPPFTFLELKNVPGAHVVLSSPDVMGGPLSQAQFFTTTKFAEANPKIIQAVRDATKEAQDLIRSDTKQAVEIYKEITGDKTSVEELLDLLKEPGMMEWNLEPQGTMKFAAHLFKTGTLKTQPKAWTDYYLPVAHDLKGN